Genomic DNA from Lentisphaerota bacterium:
CGCGGCCACGCCGAAGGAGCGTCAGCAGGCCATTTTCCATATGCTCGAACGCGTGGTCGGTGTTCCGTTCGCGTTTGACGACAAAAACGAGGCCCGCCACTGCTTCAACCGCCTGACCCAATCCTTTATCGATTGGCATACCACCCACATGGAGTCTCCGGACTTCGTGACGGCACGCGACGCTATCGAATCACTCGCCACGGAGGCCCCCCGCCAATGAACACGGTTTACCACCAGATTGACCAGATTTCGGGATCGGTGATCACCTTGCGCGCCTCGGGCGTCAGGTATCGCGAACTCGCCGAGGTGACCTCCCGGACAGGCACCTCCCTCGCCCAGGTGATCAAGCTCGACGGCGACACCGTCTCGCTTCAGGTCTTCTCCGGCGCCCGCGGCGTCGCGACCGACGCGCAGGTCCGCTTCCTCTCCACCACGATGCGCGTCCCTTTTTCCGACGCGCTCCTCGGCCGCGCCTTCACCGGTTCGGCCAAGCCCCGCGACAAGGGGCCTGAACTGACGGATAACCTCATCGACATCGGCACGCCATCGGTCAACCCCGCCAAGCGGATCATTCCGCGCAACATGGTCCGTACCGGCATCCCCATGATCGATGTTTTCAACACCCTGGTCGAATCGCAGAAGTTGCCGATCTTCGCCCGAGCGGGCGAGCCTTACAATCCCCTGCTCGCCCGTATCGCCCTTCAGGCCGAGGTCGACGTGATCATCCTCGGCGGAATGGGCTTGAAATATGACGACTACCTGTTCTTCCGGGACACGCTCGACGAGTCGGGAGCCCTTTCGCGCACCGTCATGTTTGTGCATACCGCAGCCGACCCCGTCGTCGAATGCCTGCTGGTTCCCGATGTCTCCCTCGCCGTGGCCGAGCAGTTCGCACTGCAGGGAAAGAAGGTCCTCGTCCTCCTGACCGATATGACCGCCTTTGCCGACGCCTTGAAGGAAATCGCCATCACCATGGAGCAGATCCCCGCCAATCGCGGCTATCCAGGCGACCTCTACTCACAGCTCGCCGCCCGCTACGAGAAGGCCGTCGACTTCGAGGGCGCCGGATCCATCACCATTCTCGCCGCCACCACCATGCCCGGCGATGACGTCACCCATCCCGTCCCCGACAACACCGGGTACATCACCGAGGGGCAGTTTTATCTGCGCCAGGGCCGCATCGAGCCTTTCGGCTCGCTCTCGCGCCTGAAACAACTGGTCAACAAGAATACCCGCGCCGATCACCGCACCATCATGGAAACGATGATCAAACTCTACGCCTCCTACCGCGAAACCCTCGAAAAACAGGCGATGGGCTTCCGCATGACCGACTGGGATGGCAAGCTCCTGAAGTACGGCGCGCGCTTCGAAGCGGAGATGATGGATCTGAACAACGACACGCCCCTCGAACAAGCCCTCGACCGTGGTTGGACCATCCTCGCCAATTGCTTTGACGCGGATGAAGTCGGCATTCCTTCGAAAATGACCGCTCAGTTCTGGCCGAAGTGACATGGCAACGATCAAACATACCAAGACCGAGTTGAAGGCGCAAAAGGACGCGCTCAGGCGCTTTCAGCGGTTTTTGCCCATGCTGCAGCTCAAGAAGCAGCAGCTTCAGATGGAGATTGCCGCGATCACCCTTCGGCGCGACTCGGTGAGTGATCGCGAAACGCAGGCCCGCGCCGCCGTCGATGCGTGGTCGCGCCTTTTTGCGGACTCCTCAGCAACCCCCGATCTGGGCGAACTCGCCGTCTTACAAAGCGTCACGACCGCACCGGGCAACATCGCCGGCGTCCCGATTCCGATCTATTCAGGGGTGATTATCACCCGTAAGCCGCTCGACCTTTTCGACTCCCCGCCCTGGCTTGACGACGCCCAAGACGCCGTCGAGCAGATTCTGGCCCTCCGCGCCGAGGCGACCGTCCTCGAATGCCAGCGCCAACGGATCGCCACCGAACTGCTCACCACCTCGCAGCGTGTCAACCTCTTTGAAAAGGTCAAAATCCCCGAGTGCCAGGACAACATCCGCGTGATCCGGATATTCCTTGGCGATGAGCAGACCGCCTCCGTCTCCCGCGGCAAGATCGCCAAGCGCCGTTCGACCAATCCCAACACCGCGCAATCGCATGAGGAGGACGCCGCGTGATCGTCCCCATGAAACATCTGACCGTGCTCACTCGCACCGCCGATCGCTCGGATGCGGTTGCCCGGCTCCGCGACTTGGGCGTGCTGCATCTGGCCGACGCCGCGCCCGACACCCCTGCCGTGCGCGAAGCGCTGACACGTCTTCACGAGGCCGAGCGGGCTGAAGCCCTCGTCGCCCAGGCAGCGAAGGTGAAACACGCCGCCCGCGCCACGGGCACGGTGGCTGGCGGGCACCGCAACACCCCGGCCGCTGATCCCGCCGCCATCCTCGCCATCGCCCGCGAGCAGGAAGCCGCCGAGGCCGAAATGCAAGCCCTCAACCGCGAGTGTGCGCGCTACAGCCCCTTCGGTGATTTCGACCCCGCCAGCGCCGTCTCGCTGGCAGACTCACGCATTCCGGTCGTTCTCTTCAAAACCGCTCCCGGCACCGCCGATAGTGGTGACAGCTCCGCATTCCGGACGATTCTCAGCCACACCCGGGACGCCTGTTACGGCGTGCAGATTGGCGCCACCGCGCTCCCTGATGGATTCGAAGCCGTCGAGCTGCCGACTCGGCGGCTGTCCGACACGGTCAAAGCCCATGCCGCTGCCGCCGCGCGTTTCTCACAAGCCGGCGAGCATCTCGCCGCTTTCGCTCCGGTTCTCGCCGCATTGCGGCGGCACCGCGATGACCAGGCCGATGCCTCCGATTTCGCCGCCGCCTGCGAAGGGATGTCGGCCAGCGGCGGCGTGGCCTGGCTGACGGGCTTCGCTCCCGCCGAAAGTGTCCCCGCTGTCCTGGATGCCGCTGCTTCACACGGATGGGGCGTTCTCGCGCGCGATCCCGAGTCGGATGACAAGGTCCCCACCCTGCTTCGTCCGCCGCGTGTGTTCCGCCCGATCCTCAGCCTCTTCGGCTTTCTCGGCATCAGCCCCGCCTATACCGAGGCCGACATCAGCAGCGCCTTCTTCATTTTCTTCACGATCTTCTTCGCCATGCTGATAGGCGACGCCGGTTACGGCGCGCTGATGCTCGCGGGCACCCTCTGGGCACGCCGCAAGGCCACCGCCATGCCGAGCGAGATCTTCTCCCTGCTCACCGTCTTCTCCGTGGCAACGATCGCGTGGGGCATTCTCTCCGGTTGCTACTTCGGCATCGCGCCCGGCGCGCTCCCCGCAGCCCTCAACCATCCTGTGGCGCGCTGGCTCACCGAGCAGAACAATATCATGCTGGTATGCTTCGGGCTCGGCGCGGCGCACATGTCGCTGGGGCACGCCTGGAACGCGATGGCCCTGTTCCCCGACAGCCGTTTCCTGGCCCAGGCCGGCTGGTGCGGAGTCGTCTGGACGATGTTCTGCGCCTCCTGCGCCGTGGTCGGCATCTTCGCCTTTCCCCAGTTCATGTATCCGGTCGCCATCGTGTCCGTGGTGCTCATCGCTGGCTTCATGCTCAAACGGAGTGAACTGAAGACCAACGGCGTCGACCTCGGCATGCTGCCGTTGAACATCATCAGCACCTTGGGCGATGTGATTTCCTACGTCCGTCTCTTCGCTGTGGCGACCGCCTCGGTCAAGCTGGCGGAGACCTTTAACGGCATGGCCGTGGGACTGGATCTCCCTCTGGTCGCCAAGATCCCGGCGATGCTTCTCATCCTCGTGATCGGACACGGTCTGAATGTGATCATGGGCGCGCTCAGCATCCTCGTCCACGCCGTCCGCCTCAACACCCTTGAATTTTCCAACCACAAGGGCATCACCTGGGCCGGCTTCGCCTACAAGCCGCTCCGCCGGAGGCTGCCCGCGTCTTAACACCAACCCCGCATCACGACTCAACACAACTAAGGAGACTCACACATGACAGCAGACACCGCACTTGGTATTTCCGGAGCCGTCGCCGCACTCGCTTTCAGCGGCGTGGGCTCGGCACTCGGCACCGGCATCGCCGCCTCAGCCGCCGTCGGCGCGTGGAAAAAGTGCTACGCGCAGAAGAAGCAGGCACCCTTTCTCCTCCTCGCCCTGGTCGGCGCGCCCATCACCCAGACCCTCTACGGCATGATCCTCATGTTCATCATGATCGGCAAGGCGAAAGCGGGCGCGCCCGGCCTCGGGCTCCTCCTCCTCGGCATCTTCGCCGGCCTCGCCATCGGCACCTCGGCCTGGTTCCAAGGCCGCGCGGGCGCCGCCGCCGCTGACGCCCAGGCTGAGACCGGGCAGGGCTTCACCAACTACCTCGCCGCCCTCGGCATCATCGAGACCGTCGCCATCTTCGTGATGGTCTTCGGCCTCATCGCCGTCACCGGGATCTCCTAAAAATTACTAATACTGGAGGCGCGTGCAAAGCCTTTTTCGTCGGTTCTGCACGCGCAGGTTTCAGGGCTCAGGGTTAAAGGAGACCTTTCATGCGAATCAACTACGTGCTGATCGACTTCGAGAACGTCCAACCCGAGAGCCTCACCGGCCTTCAGCAGGATCACTTCAAGGTCATGGTCTTCGTCGGGGCAAGCCAGACCAAAGTCCCTTTTGAAGTTGCCCAGGCGATGCAAGCCATGGGCAACAAGGCCGAATACGTCAAGATAGCGGGGAACGGGTCGAACGCGCTAGATTTCCACATCGCCTTCACCATTGGCCAGTTGGCATCCGCCGATCCCACGGCCTTCTTCCACATCATCTCTAAGGACACAGGCTTCGATCCTCTTATCGCCTACTTGAAAGCGAAGAAGATCTTCGCAGCGCGGGAAACCTCCATCCGAGATATCCCGCTCATCAAGACGTCGACATCCAAAACGCCAGAAGATCGGCTCCAGATCATCGTCAATAAACTGAGGCTGTCCAAGGCCAATAAACCAGGGACCGTCAAGACTCTTTCCAGCCATATCAACAGTCATTTTCAGAAGCAACTCTCCGAGACCGAAATCGCTGCTCTCATCTCCGCCTTGTTTACGGCCGGTTACATCTCCATCGCCAACAATAAAATCACGTATAACGTACCGCCGTTGCCGTAGCGGACCATGGCCATTAGATCTGAAAAATTTTGTTGCTCTTTGCCTGTCCCCTGCGGCCCGAATACGACTCCCTTGTCCCCCGTGTTCCTTCACATTTCTCTCTCCCTGTTGCTCCCCCGCCCTCCTCGCCCTCCGTTGCCCCCTGATGGCAGGCCTATTCGTAATTGCGGCAAGATCCGAATTGCGGCAGAGGCATCCGGCCGTCGCCCGCGTCAGGATACAACTTGTTCTTGTGGTCCACACCCTGCACACCCCAGCCGGTGCGGATGCGCGTGGTCCGGATCAGCCACTCGAGCAGCATGCGGCGACATTGTTCAACCGTCTCGCGGCACTCGGGCGCGTGGTAGAGATTCCGCGTCTCATCCAGATCGGCTTCGCCATCGTACAACTCGCCGACATCTTCGCCGAACGTCTCGGGTTGATAGTGAACGAACCGCCACTTGCCCCAGCGGATGGCCTTGGAATGGGGACACTCAGTCACCGCGAGTTCGCGCACGGACTGATTCCCTCCGGCCAGCAAGCTCGTGACATCAATGCCGTCCGCCCATGGCATGGCGGGCAGGCCGCAGAGAGCGGCGAAGGTAGGCGCCATATCCACGTTCTCCGTCAACTGTCCGCACACCTGTCCGGCTGGCGTCAGCCCGGGCACACGCCAGAGCGAAGGCACGCGGCACACGGCTTCGCTGCAAATGCCGGGCGCTTTTTCATAGATGCCATACTGGCTCATGTACGCACCATGGTCGGCGTTGTAGATGACGATCGTGTTTTCTGCCAGACCGCTCTTATCCAGATGATCGAGCAGCCGTCCAACGGCATGATCCGTGTGAGTGATGCTGGCCAGATAGCCTTTCCAGCGCCGCTTGGCGGCAGCCACATAATCGGCGCCGGTCTCTTTCCGCCAGGCATCGTGCATCTCGCGGAAATGGGGCGGACGATGATCGCACGGGTAGGTGAAGGTCTTCGGTAATTCGATGTCATCCGGGTACATATCCCAGAATTCGCGGGAGGGGGCGCACGGATCGTGCGGACGCTCGAGCGATACCTGCATACAGAATGGGGCGTCGCCGCAGCCGTCCATGAACCGGATGGCCTCTCGCACAGACCACCCCTCCTGCGACATGTCGAAGGGGATTTCCGACGCGCGTTGCTTGGGTTCGCCCCAAAGATTAGACTGGTAGAATTCATGCTTGTCCTGTAAACCTTTGGCTTTAATTTCCATGCACCAAGGGGCGGTATCCTGGTTGCCATCCATGCCGAAATAGGAGTCGGCGCACGTGTCGAACTGCGTCTCAAGCCAGATTCGCGGTGTGGTCGGTAGGTGCAGTTTGCCGATCCCGGCCGTACGGTAGCCGTGCTGCTTGAAGTGCGAGAACGAGCCCGGCAGCCAGTCCGGGCGCGGTCCGCCCAGTCCGTAGAATCCGTGGTTGTGACAGTACTGACCGGAAATCAGGCTCACGCGACTCGGGGTGCAGATGGTGTTCTGCGTGTAGCAACGCGTAAAGCGCAGGCCGGAAGCCGCCAGCCTGTCCAGGTTCGGCGAGATGACCTGCGGGTGCCCCTCGTGCCCCATGCAGCCCGCATGGTGTTGATCCGCGATAATGTGCAGTACATTCATACGCTTGGACATGTCATGCTCCTTTGTTTCGCTGTCCGTTTTCCGGCCTTTTCGGTGGACGAG
This window encodes:
- a CDS encoding V-type ATP synthase subunit B; the protein is MNTVYHQIDQISGSVITLRASGVRYRELAEVTSRTGTSLAQVIKLDGDTVSLQVFSGARGVATDAQVRFLSTTMRVPFSDALLGRAFTGSAKPRDKGPELTDNLIDIGTPSVNPAKRIIPRNMVRTGIPMIDVFNTLVESQKLPIFARAGEPYNPLLARIALQAEVDVIILGGMGLKYDDYLFFRDTLDESGALSRTVMFVHTAADPVVECLLVPDVSLAVAEQFALQGKKVLVLLTDMTAFADALKEIAITMEQIPANRGYPGDLYSQLAARYEKAVDFEGAGSITILAATTMPGDDVTHPVPDNTGYITEGQFYLRQGRIEPFGSLSRLKQLVNKNTRADHRTIMETMIKLYASYRETLEKQAMGFRMTDWDGKLLKYGARFEAEMMDLNNDTPLEQALDRGWTILANCFDADEVGIPSKMTAQFWPK
- a CDS encoding V-type ATP synthase subunit D; the protein is MATIKHTKTELKAQKDALRRFQRFLPMLQLKKQQLQMEIAAITLRRDSVSDRETQARAAVDAWSRLFADSSATPDLGELAVLQSVTTAPGNIAGVPIPIYSGVIITRKPLDLFDSPPWLDDAQDAVEQILALRAEATVLECQRQRIATELLTTSQRVNLFEKVKIPECQDNIRVIRIFLGDEQTASVSRGKIAKRRSTNPNTAQSHEEDAA
- a CDS encoding V-type ATP synthase subunit K (produces ATP from ADP in the presence of a proton gradient across the membrane; the K subunit is a nonenzymatic component which binds the dimeric form by interacting with the G and E subunits): MTADTALGISGAVAALAFSGVGSALGTGIAASAAVGAWKKCYAQKKQAPFLLLALVGAPITQTLYGMILMFIMIGKAKAGAPGLGLLLLGIFAGLAIGTSAWFQGRAGAAAADAQAETGQGFTNYLAALGIIETVAIFVMVFGLIAVTGIS